In one window of Nitrospiraceae bacterium DNA:
- a CDS encoding DUF1800 domain-containing protein, producing the protein MPLSFDEARHLLSRTGFGATPDEIRRLMPLDRAAAVAHILAVPSTKAHTPPPTWIHRLPPLPRDRKYWSEMDKRAFREERKLEGLELKGWWYRELRATKSPILERMTLFWHNHFTSSLHKVKWPGFLYWQNVLLRLHALGSFGDMLKAIAKNPAMVLYLDTQTNRKDHPNENFSRELFELFTLGEGHYTERDIKEAARAFSGWHVDHRTGAFRVDPIQHDDGRKLVFGKSGAFEGDDILALTLDDPQTARHLVVKLWREFVSEEPAAAEVERLATLFTQERYEITPVLRAIFLNERFWIPEERGAMIKSPVELMVGTAKLFGLPDDDPLPFIRYGRRLGQDLFDPPNVKGWPGGARWITATTLLVRTQLLHRSIRGHELGHPMTMGELGHGIGSTWQAVEPIDVVQATLLPLPPVSPLSADEERAQSVVHLVTDPVYQLK; encoded by the coding sequence ATGCCGCTCTCCTTCGATGAGGCCCGCCATCTCCTGTCCCGCACGGGATTCGGCGCCACGCCTGATGAGATCCGCCGGCTCATGCCGCTCGATCGGGCGGCGGCCGTGGCCCACATCCTGGCCGTCCCTTCCACGAAGGCGCACACACCGCCACCGACTTGGATCCACCGATTGCCGCCCTTGCCGAGGGATCGCAAGTACTGGAGCGAGATGGACAAGCGGGCCTTCCGCGAGGAACGAAAACTGGAGGGGTTGGAGCTGAAGGGCTGGTGGTATCGGGAGCTACGGGCGACCAAGAGCCCCATCCTCGAGCGGATGACGCTCTTCTGGCACAACCACTTCACCTCCAGCCTCCACAAGGTCAAGTGGCCGGGATTTCTGTATTGGCAAAATGTTCTGCTTCGCCTCCATGCCCTCGGCTCCTTCGGCGACATGCTGAAGGCCATTGCGAAGAATCCCGCGATGGTTCTCTACCTCGACACGCAGACCAATCGCAAAGACCATCCGAACGAGAATTTCTCCAGGGAACTGTTCGAATTGTTCACGTTGGGCGAAGGACACTATACCGAACGGGATATCAAAGAAGCGGCGCGCGCGTTCAGTGGGTGGCATGTCGACCATCGAACCGGGGCGTTCCGTGTGGATCCGATCCAGCACGACGACGGAAGGAAACTCGTCTTCGGCAAGAGCGGAGCCTTCGAGGGAGACGACATTTTGGCCCTGACGTTGGACGATCCTCAGACGGCTCGGCATCTCGTGGTGAAACTCTGGCGGGAGTTTGTGTCGGAGGAACCGGCGGCGGCTGAGGTCGAACGGCTGGCGACCCTGTTCACGCAAGAGCGGTACGAGATTACGCCGGTCCTGCGCGCCATCTTTTTGAACGAGCGGTTTTGGATTCCTGAAGAACGGGGCGCGATGATCAAGTCCCCGGTGGAGTTGATGGTCGGGACCGCGAAATTGTTTGGGTTGCCGGACGATGATCCACTCCCGTTCATCCGATACGGCCGCAGGCTCGGCCAGGATCTGTTCGACCCCCCCAACGTCAAGGGTTGGCCTGGCGGGGCTAGATGGATCACGGCGACGACGTTGTTGGTCCGAACTCAATTGCTACACCGAAGCATCCGAGGGCATGAACTTGGCCATCCGATGACGATGGGTGAACTGGGGCATGGCATCGGCAGTACCTGGCAAGCGGTTGAGCCGATCGACGTCGTGCAGGCCACGTTACTGCCGCTGCCACCGGTCTCTCCGCTTTCTGCCGACGAGGAGCGGGCGCAGTCCGTGGTTCACCTGGTCACGGATCCCGTCTATCAACTGAAATGA
- a CDS encoding DNA topoisomerase IV subunit A, translated as MAQTKDKRAGVVEKKLIGMADVVINAAQRSKDPTFAIPIRALSNVSFNPRKGMIEMGDKEQARTFFNVGMAKKFMQTMLVADALSELQRADLTTSLREIYYRTKHTIQDSHENTFDTQDESDPIIEDLEVSLAALREELHVRAENGGSIVGPVVFGDDGDRVDCAKLGKGGYSVPSIVEPEYLEIRRCTADFVLLVEKGTQWNRLSEDKFWRRYNCVLLTGNGQPPRGVRRLARRLHEEHRLPVYVLVDNDPWGYYIYSVVKQGSINLAFESQRMAIPKAKFIGLSSADPERYELPRNVGIKLNEKDIARAKELLNYEWFQKPAWQQEIKRMLASGLKYELDALANKDFQYLTKKYLPRKLKEKDWLD; from the coding sequence ATGGCACAGACCAAAGACAAACGAGCCGGGGTAGTGGAGAAGAAGTTGATCGGGATGGCCGACGTGGTCATCAATGCGGCCCAACGGTCGAAGGACCCGACGTTCGCGATTCCGATCCGAGCCCTGTCGAACGTCTCGTTCAACCCTCGCAAGGGAATGATCGAGATGGGCGATAAGGAACAGGCCCGTACATTCTTCAACGTCGGGATGGCCAAGAAGTTCATGCAGACCATGTTGGTCGCCGATGCCTTGTCCGAACTGCAGCGGGCCGACCTCACGACCTCGCTCAGAGAGATCTATTACCGGACGAAACATACGATCCAGGATTCCCACGAAAACACCTTCGATACGCAGGACGAATCCGATCCGATCATCGAGGACCTCGAAGTGTCGCTTGCGGCGCTTCGTGAAGAGCTCCATGTCCGAGCGGAAAACGGCGGCAGCATCGTGGGCCCGGTGGTGTTCGGAGACGACGGAGACCGAGTGGATTGTGCCAAGCTCGGCAAGGGAGGCTACTCGGTGCCCTCCATCGTCGAACCGGAGTATCTGGAGATCCGCCGCTGCACGGCCGACTTCGTCCTCCTGGTCGAAAAGGGCACGCAGTGGAACCGCCTCTCGGAAGATAAGTTTTGGCGCCGCTACAATTGCGTGCTGCTCACCGGCAACGGCCAGCCGCCGCGCGGCGTGCGCCGGCTGGCAAGACGCCTGCACGAGGAGCACCGGCTGCCGGTCTATGTCTTGGTCGACAACGATCCCTGGGGATATTATATTTATTCGGTCGTGAAACAGGGGTCGATCAATCTGGCATTCGAGAGCCAGCGCATGGCGATCCCCAAGGCCAAGTTTATCGGACTCTCGAGCGCGGATCCGGAGCGGTACGAGCTGCCGCGCAACGTCGGCATCAAGCTGAACGAGAAGGACATCGCCCGCGCGAAGGAACTCCTGAACTACGAGTGGTTTCAGAAACCGGCCTGGCAGCAGGAGATCAAGCGGATGCTGGCCAGCGGGCTCAAGTATGAATTGGACGCGTTGGCCAACAAAGATTTCCAGTACCTGACCAAGAAGTACCTGCCGCGGAAGTTGAAAGAGAAGGATTGGCTCGACTGA
- the pgm gene encoding phosphoglucomutase (alpha-D-glucose-1,6-bisphosphate-dependent), producing MSLHSRAGQRPLPDQLIDLKQLEQAYYELRPDPADPQQRVAFGTSGHRGSSLRRTFNEAHILAITQAICEYRHKAGTNGPLFVGKDTHALSEPAMRSALEVLAANGAEVRIDRDGGYTPTPVISHAIVTFNRERKSGLADGIVITPSHNPPEDGGFKYNPPNGGPADTQVTKAIEERANELLASNLTGVRRLDYKEARKASTTKTHDYVGRYIDDLAQVVDLEPIKAAGLRLGIDPLGGSAVAYWKPIAERYGLNIAIVNESVDPTFRFMSLDWDGKIRMDCSSPHAMASLIGLKDRFDLAFGNDTDTDRHGIVTPDGGLMNPNHYLAASISYLFTHRSGWKATAGVGKTIVSSSLIDRVADVLQRPLIEVPVGFKWFVPGLSDGSLGFGGEESAGAAFLRRDGTTWVTDKDGIIMDLLAAEITAVTGKNPFQLYRELTSQLGEPVYERIDAVATRQQKAVLQKLSPDQVKSRELAGEAITAMLTAAPGNKAAIGGLKVITANGWFAARPSGTEDVYKLYAESFNGPAHLRRIQEDAQALVQRVFAAAGV from the coding sequence ATGAGCCTGCACAGCCGCGCCGGACAACGCCCGCTCCCCGACCAGCTAATCGATCTCAAACAGCTCGAACAGGCCTACTACGAGTTGAGGCCGGACCCTGCCGATCCCCAGCAGCGCGTCGCGTTCGGCACGAGCGGTCATCGCGGGTCGTCCCTCCGCCGCACCTTCAACGAAGCCCACATTCTGGCGATCACCCAAGCGATTTGCGAATACCGGCACAAGGCCGGAACGAACGGTCCCCTGTTTGTCGGCAAGGACACCCATGCCCTGTCGGAGCCGGCGATGCGTTCCGCACTCGAAGTCCTGGCGGCCAACGGCGCGGAGGTTCGCATCGACCGCGACGGCGGCTACACGCCCACCCCGGTCATCTCCCATGCCATTGTCACCTTCAACCGCGAACGGAAATCCGGCTTGGCCGACGGCATCGTCATCACACCCTCGCACAATCCCCCGGAAGACGGCGGCTTCAAGTACAACCCGCCCAACGGCGGCCCGGCCGACACCCAGGTCACCAAGGCCATTGAAGAACGCGCGAACGAATTGCTGGCCTCGAACCTCACGGGCGTCCGCCGGCTCGACTACAAAGAAGCGCGCAAGGCCTCGACGACGAAAACGCACGATTATGTGGGCCGATACATCGACGACCTGGCGCAGGTGGTGGATCTGGAACCTATCAAGGCGGCGGGACTCAGGCTTGGCATCGATCCGCTCGGCGGCTCGGCGGTCGCCTACTGGAAACCGATCGCCGAACGGTACGGGCTGAACATCGCGATCGTGAATGAGTCGGTCGATCCCACGTTCCGCTTCATGAGCTTGGACTGGGACGGGAAGATCCGAATGGACTGCTCCTCGCCGCACGCCATGGCCTCGCTCATCGGACTCAAGGATCGCTTCGACTTGGCCTTCGGAAACGACACCGATACGGATCGCCACGGCATCGTCACGCCGGACGGCGGCCTGATGAATCCGAATCACTATCTTGCCGCATCCATTTCCTACCTCTTCACCCATAGGTCCGGCTGGAAAGCCACGGCCGGAGTCGGCAAGACCATCGTGAGCAGCAGCCTGATAGACCGGGTCGCGGACGTACTCCAACGGCCGCTGATTGAAGTCCCCGTGGGCTTCAAGTGGTTTGTCCCCGGCTTGAGCGACGGCTCGCTGGGGTTCGGCGGCGAGGAAAGTGCGGGGGCGGCCTTTTTACGTCGGGACGGCACGACCTGGGTCACGGACAAGGATGGGATCATCATGGACCTCCTTGCCGCGGAGATCACGGCGGTCACCGGCAAGAATCCCTTCCAGTTGTACCGCGAATTGACCAGCCAGCTCGGCGAGCCGGTCTACGAGCGGATCGATGCGGTCGCCACCCGTCAGCAAAAGGCCGTGCTGCAAAAGTTGTCGCCGGACCAGGTGAAGAGCCGAGAATTGGCCGGAGAGGCGATCACCGCCATGCTCACCGCCGCTCCCGGCAACAAGGCCGCGATCGGAGGGCTCAAGGTCATCACGGCCAACGGCTGGTTTGCCGCGCGCCCCAGCGGTACGGAAGACGTGTACAAGCTGTACGCGGAAAGCTTCAATGGGCCGGCCCATCTGAGACGGATTCAGGAAGATGCCCAAGCCCTGGTGCAGCGAGTCTTTGCCGCAGCTGGGGTCTGA
- a CDS encoding glycosyltransferase family 2 protein, which translates to MHRPLVSVILPTRNRAGLLGGAIASVLAQEGAGTLFDLETIVVDDASTDATPDVARQYPDVKYIRLDHKQNVSVARNVGITASTGQYLAFLDDDDMWLPHRLRVQVPIFEAQPEIGVIYGQGIVVTETGHTTIWPATCPSGRVFETFLTLSEDIHNVDTWLVRRTAFEAAGLFDEFLPTLEHNDMALRLAFHVAWKFVPGPVCYGRLLAGGMWVTNIRNGVAVGALRRVVDRALDLLPRAQYDRLQHEARAAGLAMLAEQLWHFGGLSAVRDHVRAVAHEAPEMLETASIRVHLYRVARELASLSAAPIAAIHDFGEDLRNDSNGKQTSVRIRQSHKRLVGDLLAEAAAALWESNSPRLAVYVGGHCLLQDLRHAHHRLVGAVRYAGKRVLHRMEVA; encoded by the coding sequence ATGCATCGACCGTTGGTGAGCGTGATTCTTCCGACACGTAACCGGGCGGGCCTGCTCGGTGGAGCGATTGCGTCGGTGCTCGCGCAAGAGGGGGCGGGAACACTGTTCGACCTGGAAACCATCGTGGTCGATGACGCCTCGACGGATGCCACTCCAGACGTGGCACGACAATACCCTGATGTGAAGTACATTCGGCTCGACCACAAACAGAATGTGTCGGTCGCACGAAATGTGGGCATCACCGCCAGCACCGGGCAGTATCTCGCGTTTCTTGACGACGATGACATGTGGCTTCCCCATCGATTGCGGGTCCAGGTGCCGATTTTCGAAGCACAGCCGGAGATCGGGGTGATCTATGGTCAGGGGATCGTGGTCACGGAGACTGGTCACACAACGATCTGGCCGGCCACATGTCCGTCCGGTCGCGTGTTTGAAACATTTCTCACCCTGTCGGAAGACATCCACAACGTGGATACGTGGTTAGTGCGGCGGACGGCCTTCGAGGCAGCCGGGCTGTTCGATGAATTCCTTCCGACGCTCGAGCATAACGACATGGCGCTTCGTTTGGCGTTTCACGTCGCCTGGAAGTTCGTTCCCGGTCCCGTGTGTTACGGACGCCTACTCGCCGGCGGCATGTGGGTGACGAATATACGAAACGGGGTAGCCGTTGGCGCGTTGCGTCGCGTGGTCGACCGTGCGCTGGATCTGCTGCCGAGGGCGCAGTATGACAGGCTTCAACATGAGGCGCGTGCCGCTGGGTTGGCCATGCTTGCCGAGCAACTCTGGCATTTCGGCGGCTTGTCAGCGGTGAGAGACCATGTGAGGGCAGTCGCGCATGAGGCTCCTGAAATGCTGGAAACCGCCTCGATTCGAGTCCATCTTTATCGTGTGGCGCGGGAACTGGCGTCCCTGTCTGCCGCTCCCATCGCCGCGATCCATGACTTCGGCGAGGATTTACGCAACGATTCCAATGGGAAACAGACCTCAGTGCGCATTCGGCAGAGCCACAAACGGCTGGTGGGCGACCTCCTCGCTGAAGCGGCGGCGGCGCTATGGGAGTCGAACTCTCCTCGACTGGCGGTCTATGTGGGTGGGCATTGTCTGTTGCAGGATCTTCGGCATGCCCATCATCGGTTGGTTGGGGCGGTGAGGTATGCAGGCAAGCGAGTCCTTCACAGGATGGAGGTTGCCTAG
- a CDS encoding sterol desaturase family protein, translating to MGDDKLPGFEILGKRGNASALQARARLGGLILLSLTAVAAVLILCRECDLQGIVADVRRLFLAWAPRSVQHFIWTMLNVWPSLIVKPLLDPYLYAVLGLLLMLERLFPARPQQRIFSVGLIQDLCWFLVHGFLTVVVISVVMQGLHDLYQRHLSLLSISAIQSWSLGAKIVLVLLVNDFLDWFHHLVRHKVWVFWCFHAVHHSQPDMNLFTDDRVHLMDEIIANCLVCIPMFMFAVDAPMAVSFALLLKWYPKFYHANIKADLGILRYILVSPQFHRIHHSIEPQHRDKNFGVIFSFWDQLFGTAYRGDGGYPATGIADPDFPLERRMAGGAVIRNYVAQFLYPFTTIVRRSLGLSPRTE from the coding sequence ATGGGTGATGATAAATTGCCAGGCTTCGAAATACTCGGCAAGAGAGGGAACGCATCCGCCTTGCAGGCCCGCGCCCGCCTCGGAGGCCTTATCCTGCTGTCGCTCACTGCAGTCGCTGCCGTTCTTATTTTGTGCCGTGAATGCGACCTGCAGGGGATCGTGGCGGATGTTCGACGTCTATTCCTCGCCTGGGCGCCGAGGTCCGTGCAACATTTCATCTGGACCATGCTCAATGTCTGGCCCAGTCTGATCGTCAAGCCCCTGCTCGATCCATACCTCTATGCAGTCCTCGGTCTCTTACTCATGTTGGAACGCCTTTTCCCCGCACGCCCGCAACAGCGGATATTCTCGGTCGGCCTGATTCAGGATCTTTGTTGGTTTCTCGTGCATGGGTTTCTGACGGTGGTCGTCATCTCCGTCGTGATGCAGGGGCTCCATGATCTGTACCAACGCCACTTGAGCCTGTTGTCCATCAGCGCGATCCAGTCGTGGTCGCTCGGTGCAAAAATCGTCCTGGTTCTCCTGGTGAATGATTTCTTGGACTGGTTTCACCATCTGGTTCGTCACAAGGTGTGGGTATTCTGGTGCTTCCATGCCGTGCATCACTCTCAACCGGATATGAATCTGTTTACGGACGATCGCGTCCATCTCATGGATGAGATTATTGCCAACTGTCTGGTGTGCATCCCGATGTTCATGTTTGCCGTAGACGCGCCCATGGCTGTCTCCTTCGCCTTGCTCTTAAAATGGTACCCGAAGTTCTACCATGCCAACATCAAGGCCGATCTCGGTATCCTGCGGTACATACTGGTGTCGCCCCAGTTTCATCGTATCCATCACTCGATCGAACCGCAGCATCGCGATAAGAACTTCGGGGTCATCTTTAGCTTCTGGGATCAACTCTTCGGCACCGCCTATCGCGGCGATGGCGGTTATCCGGCCACTGGCATTGCGGATCCGGACTTCCCGCTCGAGCGCCGGATGGCAGGGGGCGCGGTCATACGCAATTATGTGGCTCAGTTCCTGTACCCTTTCACAACGATCGTCCGTCGATCTCTGGGGCTGAGCCCTCGGACAGAGTGA
- a CDS encoding DUF1501 domain-containing protein, which yields MREGVSRREILRSAAAIPWLLLSPSWFQRLWAAQGDGHAPAGSPYQRVLLLVELHGGNDGLNTVVPYADGAYYRARPKLAIPREQVRQLSPSLGLHPALTPLMPMWEANECAIVAGVGYPKPNRSHFRSIEIWDTASDSDQVLDEGWLARLFERASVPADFAADGILLGKGDGGPLAGGHARAIALREPEEFLTQAAMVHPVASVGGNRALAHILEVQREISHAVGDLRVRMKQVPDLDVDFPVTNIGRQLQVAAQLIAARVPVAVIKVTHGGFDTHAGQRPTHQRLLEELAQGLAMFRQAAVRQGRWQDLLIMTYSEFGRRVGENASAGTDHGTAAPHFLIGGRVKGGLYGAQPSLSDLQDGDLKHRIDYRSLYATVVERWWRISDPMFVAGRYPSLDCVKP from the coding sequence ATGCGAGAAGGAGTGAGCCGCCGCGAAATCCTCCGTAGCGCCGCCGCGATCCCATGGCTGCTACTGTCTCCGTCTTGGTTTCAACGACTCTGGGCCGCGCAGGGGGACGGCCACGCTCCGGCCGGATCGCCATATCAGCGTGTGTTGCTCCTCGTCGAGCTGCACGGTGGAAACGATGGGCTCAATACGGTGGTGCCGTATGCCGATGGCGCGTACTATCGTGCTCGTCCGAAATTGGCCATCCCTCGCGAGCAGGTCCGCCAATTGTCGCCGAGCCTGGGGCTTCATCCTGCGCTCACGCCGCTCATGCCGATGTGGGAGGCGAACGAATGCGCGATTGTGGCGGGCGTCGGCTACCCTAAGCCCAACCGGTCTCACTTTCGTTCGATCGAAATCTGGGACACCGCGTCGGATAGTGATCAAGTTTTGGATGAAGGGTGGTTGGCCAGGCTGTTCGAGCGGGCTTCCGTACCGGCCGATTTTGCGGCAGATGGAATACTGTTGGGCAAGGGAGACGGGGGACCGTTGGCCGGCGGTCATGCCCGCGCGATTGCATTGCGCGAGCCCGAAGAATTCCTGACTCAAGCGGCAATGGTTCATCCGGTCGCCTCGGTCGGTGGGAATCGAGCGTTGGCCCATATCCTGGAGGTCCAGCGCGAGATTTCCCATGCGGTCGGTGATCTGCGGGTGAGAATGAAGCAGGTGCCCGATCTCGATGTCGACTTTCCCGTCACCAACATCGGACGACAACTGCAGGTGGCGGCGCAGCTGATCGCCGCGCGCGTGCCGGTGGCGGTGATCAAGGTGACCCACGGGGGATTCGATACCCATGCCGGACAACGTCCCACCCACCAGCGGTTGCTGGAAGAGCTGGCGCAGGGATTGGCGATGTTTCGCCAGGCAGCGGTCCGGCAGGGGCGGTGGCAGGATCTGCTGATCATGACCTATTCGGAGTTCGGCCGCCGAGTGGGGGAGAATGCCAGCGCCGGAACGGACCATGGCACCGCAGCGCCGCACTTCCTCATTGGGGGGCGGGTCAAGGGAGGGCTCTATGGGGCGCAGCCCTCTCTCAGCGATCTTCAGGATGGAGACCTCAAACATAGGATTGACTATCGCAGCCTCTATGCGACCGTCGTCGAGCGATGGTGGCGTATCAGTGATCCGATGTTCGTTGCCGGGCGATACCCGAGCCTGGATTGCGTGAAGCCGTGA
- a CDS encoding DNA gyrase inhibitor YacG: protein MSQTPQTDRENQPTKSLSPCPECRTPTAWRDNPWRPFCSERCQLLDLGAWAGEQYRVAGPSLTVPTSESPSED from the coding sequence ATGAGTCAGACCCCGCAAACAGACCGCGAGAACCAACCGACCAAATCCCTGAGCCCCTGCCCGGAATGCCGGACACCGACTGCCTGGCGCGACAATCCCTGGCGTCCCTTCTGTTCCGAGCGTTGCCAGCTGCTTGACCTTGGCGCCTGGGCCGGGGAGCAGTACCGAGTCGCAGGCCCCAGCCTCACAGTCCCAACCTCGGAGTCTCCTTCCGAGGATTGA
- a CDS encoding PilZ domain-containing protein, with protein MIELRQQRRIPVNMQVIFAHAGATSLKQGTLFDLSTGGCAVATTVAVPPGVPLSLLIEGQDLGTPIRIPTATVRWTKLGEFGVEFLALPELERRRLYRLIDYLRPSTT; from the coding sequence ATGATTGAGTTGCGCCAGCAGCGCCGGATTCCGGTCAACATGCAGGTCATCTTTGCCCACGCCGGAGCCACCAGCCTGAAGCAAGGGACCCTCTTCGACCTCTCGACCGGCGGCTGTGCGGTCGCGACGACGGTCGCGGTGCCTCCCGGTGTCCCCCTGAGTCTCTTGATCGAAGGCCAAGATCTCGGCACCCCGATTCGCATTCCCACCGCGACCGTCCGCTGGACCAAACTTGGGGAGTTCGGTGTGGAGTTCCTGGCGCTGCCCGAATTGGAACGCCGACGCCTGTATCGACTGATCGACTACCTCCGCCCCTCCACCACGTAG